The sequence below is a genomic window from Uranotaenia lowii strain MFRU-FL chromosome 2, ASM2978415v1, whole genome shotgun sequence.
TTATTACATCTAGCTACTACTTAAACATTTAACACAGATCCTAACTACTACGTCCTAAATTGGAGATGGCCCAATCGCAACTAGTTGATCATCTCCTCTGTTGACTACCAGCATCCCGATGGCCTGGCTGTTGATCGACGTAGATGACGTCATAGGTCGTCGGGTCCAGTTGAGATGATCGCTATTATTCCGCTCTCTTATCAGATCTGTTATCGGTCTTCGCTTTATCAGTCATCGCGGTGGCTATCGGTTGATATCTCACGGGTGTGAGATGTGATATGGGAACCTCGGGGTGATATGTCCACTTCGCTCTCCAACATCCTCACCCACCCAGAAATGCAGTttctgaaaatagaaaaaagagaaCCTCTTCGGGCGGGATGGGGATGGATTCCGGGATGGACTATGGTTGAATCTGCTCTGGCTCCTCCGATGGTATTTGCTGACCCTTTTCCTCGAATTTCGGTAATATGCAGACTCTCTCGATCGGCCGTGTTAATAATCCATTCGCAGTCCTGATGGTCACGACTCGTATTACACCGTCTTCACCTGGGTGTACCTTAACGATTCGTCCCATCTTCCAGTGAATTGGTTGTTTGTTGTCATCGCAAATGATGACAAGCTCATCAACAGCTATCGGTGTGGATGGTCGCCAACGTTTCACTCGGGCCTGAAGCTGGCACAAGTACTCGCGTTTCCATCGGATCCAGAATTGTTTTCGTTGCTGTTGGATTTGCTGCCAAAAGTTGAGCCGATTTATTGGAATTTCATCGTGATCTGGTTCGGGTGGTGCTCTCAAGGAAGACCCGACCAAGAAGTGTCCCGGAGTGAGAGCTTCCAGATCGTTCGGGTCGTCAGAAAGTGGTGTGATGGGTCTCGAGTTCAGACATGCTTCAATCTGAACGAGAAGTGTTTGCATGTCCTCGATCGACTTTGGTGTGTCTCCGATGACCTGCAGCATATGGTGTTTGGCCGATCTAACCGCGGCCTCCCAAAGACCGCCAAAATGTGGACCACCAGGTGGGTTAAAGTGCCAATTGATTCCTTCCGAATCACAAAACTTGGTTATGCGATCCCGATGTTGTTGTGATTTCAGCTGCTGTAGAAATTCCCGCATTTTGTTTCGTGCCCCAACGAAATTGGTTCCGTTATCGGAATACAGATCGGAGCACAACGAACGTCGCCCGATGAATCTCCTCAGTGCCTGCAAAAAACGATCGGTGGACAAATCCGACACCAACTCCATATGGACCGCCTTAGTGCAGAGGCAAATAAAAATAGCTACATACGCCTTAGTAGCTGTTCTCCGAGGACCTGGTCGAATGTAAATAGGGCCAAAATAGTCGACCCCAGTTTTGGAAAATGGACGAGAGATGGTAACCCTAGATGCCGGAAGATCGCCCATGAATTGCTGAACCGGCTTCGGTTTGGCTCGGAAGCATTTGTGGCATTGGTGTACTATCTGCTTGACGACGTTTCTCCCTCCCAAAGGCCAGAACCGAAGGCGAATGTTGCTGAGCATGAGCTGAGGACCCGCATGAAGCAGCCGAAGATGATATTGCTCGAGGATCATTCTGGTGAGCCGATGTCGCGCTGGTAGCACGATGGGGTGCTTGGATTCTTCTGCTTCTTCCGATTTGCTGAGTCGTCCACCAATCCGAATAAGGCCACTCTTGGAAACGAACGGATGAAACCAACGCAGCTTGGAGTTCCTAAGAACCGTTCCATCCTTGGTGAGTGTTTTGAGCTCTTCAGCAAATGTTTCTTGCTGAACACTTCGAATAATTCGGATTTCTGCTTCTTTCAGCTCCATCAAAGTGAGTGGTCCGCACACCGTCTGCTGAGGAGATTTTCTAAGAATATTCATTAGACGAAGCCACACTGCAGTGCTTCGGATGAGTTCGTAATATGAAGAGAATTTAGCAATAAAGAACTCGTTAAATTCCCCCTTCTGGGCGCATGTAGCTGCATGGGCAGTTCGGCGCCTTTCCTCATCTCCTTCCTCGCCCCTCACATCCATTGATTTTGGCCAATTTTCAGCTTCCTTTTCCAACCATGGTGGACCATTCCACCATAAACGATTATGCATGAGCTCATCCGGTGTGATTCCTCGCGAGATGAGGTCCGCTGGGTTGTCCGATCCTGGAACGTGACGCCATTCACATCCCTccgttaaattttgaattttggccaCCCTGTTGGCCACGTAGGTTGACCATGTGCTTGGTGTCGCTTGAAGGCAGCGCCAAACGCATGTCGAGTCGGTCCAGAAGTAAGTCGATGCGTTTAAATTGAGAGCATGTTTCACCTTGTCGTACAGTTCAGCAGCATGGAGAGCGCCAGCCAATTCCAGCCGAGGAATTGATTGACACCGCAAAGGGGAGACTCTAGATTTGGAGGTGAGTATTCTGGTGAGAGTCTGTCCTTCATCGTTCGTACTCCGGAGGTACAAGCAGGTTCCGTAAGCCTTTTGAGAAGCGTCGGAGAAGCAGTGAATTTCCACATTCACCGCGTTGGGAATTATGATGCATCGATTGATCCGCAGTTGATTGAGGAGAGGAAGTTGTGAATGGAAACCTTTCCATTCCTCACCCACCATTGATGGTAGGGGCTCGTCCCAGCCCAAGCATTCGTCTTGATTGTTTTTTAGAGTCCATAATAGCTGCATAAAGATTTTAGCCTTGACGATTGTTGCTCCTATCAGACCAAGAGGGTCGAAGAGGGTAGCGATAATTGATAACACGTGCCGTTTGGTAAGTATGTCGATCGATTCAATAGCAGGAATTTCGAAGCGGAAGCGGAGCTCATCCGTAATGGGCAACCAAGTTAGTCCCAATGTGTTGACCGATGGATCCGGATCTAGAATAATGCCCTTTTCAATTCGAATTGCCAAATCATCATCTGAAAGTCCAACCAGCGCTTCTAAGCAGTTCGAGGCGTGCTTGCGTAACCGAAATCCTCCACAGGCTGTGAGATCCaccagttgcttcctgagtATCGTTGCCTCCTCCACCGTGTCCGCCCCGCTGATTACGTCGTCCATATATGTGTCCTCTCTGAGAGCCCTTGCTGCTAATGGGTAAGTATGCTGCTCATCTTTCGCTAGCTGCTGAAGGGTACGCGTGGCCAGAAATGGTGCTGGTTTCGTGC
It includes:
- the LOC129742884 gene encoding uncharacterized protein LOC129742884; translated protein: MPAASKKVAPVPLEVLTTKYNVIRCNFNDIWRFVEKFNEDSSASSIEVRLEKLDGLWESFNETIISIISHEEYCAQADAYENERLEFSDKFYHAKSFLMEKMKMKQELSGHDQSARANETVAHHSLDHVRLPQIKLQTFNGDIDEWLSFRDLFMSLIHWKTDLPEVEKFHYLKGCLQGEPKNLIDSLQITRANYQIAWDTLLRRYNNNKHLKKRQVLSLFNLPTLNKENASELHSLFESFERIVQTLDQIVQPTEYKDLLLVNLLTSRLDPTTRRGWEEQSSSNEQDTIKELLEFLQRRIRVLEALPTKQAEPRGPQLVNNPSRPRLLPRISHNAVQFSGKQCVACNAHHPLYTCSTFQRLKVADREALIRSHALCRNCFRSGHQAKDCQSKFSCRYCKARHHSMVCFKSDGEARQASREQPRRREEAEGLHVIQNQTANLAASGSTANTASQRFSSQVLLATAVILLQDDEGNQFPARTLLDSGSESNFLSERMNQLLQVPRQKVEISILGIGQTGTRVRQKVNAIVRSRTTDFKRTMSFLVLPKVTVNLPTANVNTQGWNFPEGIQLADPTFCFSSSVDVVLGIEAFFDFFSTGRKFSLGDNLPSLNESVFGWVISGGNSNPSQPLRINCNVSTTEDLDALISRFWSSEEIEFTNNYSPEESRCEEMFCKTIVREPGGRYCVGLPKDESKLKNLGESKKIALRRLYATERRLARDGELRKQYATFMREYEEMGHMKKVEPHAAIKRCYLPHHPVIKSSSTTTKLRVVFDASCKTASGISLNDTLLVGPVVQQDLRSIILRSRTRQFMLVSDIEKMFRQINILSEDKPLQSILWRESPLEEVSTYELNTVTYGTKPAPFLATRTLQQLAKDEQHTYPLAARALREDTYMDDVISGADTVEEATILRKQLVDLTACGGFRLRKHASNCLEALVGLSDDDLAIRIEKGIILDPDPSVNTLGLTWLPITDELRFRFEIPAIESIDILTKRHVLSIIATLFDPLGLIGATIVKAKIFMQLLWTLKNNQDECLGWDEPLPSMVGEEWKGFHSQLPLLNQLRINRCIIIPNAVNVEIHCFSDASQKAYGTCLYLRSTNDEGQTLTRILTSKSRVSPLRCQSIPRLELAGALHAAELYDKVKHALNLNASTYFWTDSTCVWRCLQATPSTWSTYVANRVAKIQNLTEGCEWRHVPGSDNPADLISRGITPDELMHNRLWWNGPPWLEKEAENWPKSMDVRGEEGDEERRRTAHAATCAQKGEFNEFFIAKFSSYYELIRSTAVWLRLMNILRKSPQQTVCGPLTLMELKEAEIRIIRSVQQETFAEELKTLTKDGTVLRNSKLRWFHPFVSKSGLIRIGGRLSKSEEAEESKHPIVLPARHRLTRMILEQYHLRLLHAGPQLMLSNIRLRFWPLGGRNVVKQIVHQCHKCFRAKPKPVQQFMGDLPASRVTISRPFSKTGVDYFGPIYIRPGPRRTATKAYVAIFICLCTKAVHMELVSDLSTDRFLQALRRFIGRRSLCSDLYSDNGTNFVGARNKMREFLQQLKSQQHRDRITKFCDSEGINWHFNPPGGPHFGGLWEAAVRSAKHHMLQVIGDTPKSIEDMQTLLVQIEACLNSRPITPLSDDPNDLEALTPGHFLVGSSLRAPPEPDHDEIPINRLNFWQQIQQQRKQFWIRWKREYLCQLQARVKRWRPSTPIAVDELVIICDDNKQPIHWKMGRIVKVHPGEDGVIRVVTIRTANGLLTRPIERVCILPKFEEKGQQIPSEEPEQIQP